A portion of the Chlamydia avium 10DC88 genome contains these proteins:
- a CDS encoding transporter substrate-binding domain-containing protein: protein MKIKNVLRLMPLVLLCIPLVFLGCSREKKVVLVGRDTTWFPKQFGIYTANINAFLNDLVAEINYRENLNINIVNQDWIHLFENLDDHKTSGVFTSISPTVEMLDYYQFSDPILLTGPVLVVAEGSPYRSIEDLKGKLIGVYKFDSSVLVGQDIPDAVLVPYQHVPIALEALSSSCYDALLAPVIEVTALIETAYKDRLRIISQPLNQEGLRLVVPRDAKGNLLEGFNMGLVRSMRSGKYQAIKQQNYLP, encoded by the coding sequence GTGAAAATCAAGAACGTATTGAGGCTAATGCCTTTGGTCCTTCTCTGTATTCCCTTAGTTTTTCTAGGATGTTCTAGAGAAAAAAAAGTAGTATTAGTCGGCCGAGATACTACTTGGTTCCCTAAGCAATTTGGGATTTATACTGCAAATATCAATGCTTTTCTGAATGATCTTGTTGCCGAAATTAATTATCGTGAAAATTTAAATATCAATATTGTAAATCAAGATTGGATCCATCTTTTTGAAAATCTTGATGATCATAAAACGTCTGGGGTATTCACTTCCATATCCCCTACAGTAGAGATGTTGGATTATTATCAATTTTCGGATCCTATTTTATTGACCGGACCTGTTCTTGTAGTTGCCGAGGGTTCTCCCTATAGATCCATAGAAGATTTAAAAGGGAAATTAATTGGAGTATATAAGTTTGATTCTTCAGTTTTAGTGGGGCAGGATATTCCTGATGCTGTTCTTGTTCCTTATCAACATGTACCTATAGCTTTAGAAGCCTTATCTTCGAGTTGTTATGATGCTTTGCTTGCTCCTGTTATTGAAGTGACGGCATTAATAGAAACGGCTTATAAAGATCGTTTAAGAATTATTTCACAACCTTTAAATCAAGAAGGTTTACGTCTTGTTGTTCCTAGAGATGCAAAAGGTAACTTACTCGAAGGATTTAATATGGGTTTAGTTAGGAGCATGCGCTCGGGAAAATATCAAGCAATTAAACAACAAAATTATCTCCCGTAA
- the hemH gene encoding ferrochelatase, which produces MISAYLLANFGGPRNTQDCQAFLTSLLTDPDVTGGMLPSAIHKYLFTFIAKKRTKKVIPFYEAIGGRSPIYQDTESLAKILSSYLHAPVIPFHRYLEDTHTATIRKLEAFKNLRVLGVPLFPHFTYAVTGSIVRCIHKYLPEANISWIAHFGNHPAFLSCIIDHIRKFLQSHDIPEDNCCLLFSAHGLPVKYIRKGDPYSQQCEHSFLAISQQLHPIETHLCYQSKFGFGKWLSPATQTICATLATSKKYVLIVPFGFTSEHIETLYEIEKEYLPILRQRGYVALRIPTIYNSVHWGETLATIIQNSPHTAYPELIKSS; this is translated from the coding sequence ATGATTTCTGCCTATTTGTTAGCTAATTTTGGTGGGCCTCGCAATACACAAGATTGTCAAGCTTTCCTAACTTCACTACTTACAGATCCTGATGTAACTGGCGGAATGCTCCCCTCAGCTATTCACAAGTACTTATTTACATTTATCGCTAAAAAACGCACTAAAAAAGTCATTCCTTTTTACGAGGCTATTGGAGGGCGTTCTCCTATATATCAAGATACGGAATCTCTGGCAAAAATATTATCTTCATATTTACATGCTCCTGTTATTCCATTTCATCGTTACCTGGAGGACACACATACGGCTACAATTCGCAAACTCGAGGCCTTTAAAAACTTACGTGTTTTAGGCGTCCCCTTATTTCCTCACTTCACTTATGCTGTTACAGGAAGTATTGTACGATGCATTCATAAGTATCTTCCCGAAGCAAACATCTCCTGGATAGCTCACTTTGGGAATCATCCTGCATTTCTTTCTTGTATCATCGACCATATTCGTAAATTTTTACAATCACACGATATTCCTGAAGACAACTGCTGTCTATTATTTTCTGCTCATGGACTCCCTGTAAAATATATCCGTAAAGGAGATCCTTATAGCCAACAATGTGAGCACTCGTTTCTTGCTATTTCTCAACAGCTGCACCCTATAGAAACTCATCTTTGCTACCAATCAAAATTTGGCTTTGGGAAATGGCTATCTCCGGCAACACAAACAATATGTGCAACACTAGCGACTAGTAAAAAATATGTCCTTATTGTCCCTTTTGGGTTTACTTCAGAACATATAGAAACTTTATATGAAATAGAAAAAGAATACTTGCCTATCCTTAGGCAGAGGGGATATGTTGCTTTACGTATCCCGACAATTTACAACTCTGTGCATTGGGGGGAAACACTAGCAACTATTATTCAAAATTCCCCGCATACAGCATATCCAGAACTTATAAAATCGTCATAG
- a CDS encoding tetratricopeptide repeat protein, whose translation MKAYDALSTLETLCKNTHHKLRNYLIRHSLLIFSCLVLMAIELGVFLYFFLFSGKTLIPAFCLACFFLTLFICLVIRLYLLSGKPDFFETLANEYLDKAQGLFKGQPNIVEEQTYRASSATKLAIDLQNQEYTLVSHVFTFLPQHDFLRKFSCFCFWKDYFLFRECLLQKAVEAYIKVVQSIPIDLGAHVSLADAYVALSGLYADPRKYPEFDSNYWVPPGRYGDDVQEKFFATAKRAIEEFKILNEYAPGNAWVHAQLAYSYHDLQMPLEEIQEYEMILKVKPTDVEIMTKLGILYFQQGMNAKGLRIYEELKKRDYKKSRKLIKFYGIDYNSY comes from the coding sequence ATGAAAGCATACGACGCCTTATCTACTTTAGAAACTCTATGTAAAAATACTCATCACAAATTACGTAACTATCTTATTCGCCATAGCCTGCTTATCTTTAGTTGTTTAGTATTGATGGCTATAGAATTAGGAGTATTTCTGTATTTTTTCCTTTTTTCAGGGAAAACTTTAATCCCCGCATTTTGCTTAGCCTGTTTCTTTTTAACTTTATTTATTTGTTTGGTTATCCGTCTTTATTTGTTGTCAGGGAAACCAGATTTTTTTGAGACATTAGCAAATGAGTATTTAGACAAGGCTCAGGGATTGTTTAAAGGACAACCAAATATTGTTGAAGAACAAACATATCGAGCTTCTTCAGCAACTAAGTTGGCCATAGATTTGCAAAATCAGGAGTACACACTGGTATCTCATGTATTCACTTTTCTTCCTCAACATGATTTTTTAAGAAAATTTAGTTGTTTTTGTTTTTGGAAAGACTATTTTCTTTTCCGTGAATGTTTATTACAGAAGGCCGTGGAAGCTTATATTAAGGTCGTACAGTCTATTCCTATAGATTTAGGAGCTCATGTTTCTTTGGCTGATGCCTATGTAGCTTTATCAGGACTGTATGCTGATCCCCGGAAGTATCCTGAATTTGATTCCAATTATTGGGTGCCTCCTGGAAGATATGGAGACGATGTACAGGAGAAGTTTTTTGCAACAGCAAAACGAGCTATTGAAGAATTTAAAATTTTAAATGAATATGCTCCAGGAAATGCTTGGGTCCACGCACAATTAGCTTATAGTTATCATGATTTACAAATGCCTCTAGAAGAGATTCAAGAATATGAAATGATTTTGAAAGTAAAACCCACAGATGTGGAGATTATGACAAAGCTAGGGATCCTGTATTTTCAACAGGGGATGAATGCTAAGGGTTTAAGGATATACGAAGAATTAAAAAAAAGAGATTATAAAAAATCAAGAAAGTTAATTAAATTTTATGGAATTGATTATAATAGTTATTAA
- a CDS encoding ABC transporter substrate-binding protein: MIDKILKCIVVLSLVLLYWSSDLLEKDVKSIKRDVRDVREDIQEVLGIIRQNKASQLSLAPAPHVSSQTQNVEVGDPRYPNLLCPDLYKEKTLGSLLGENFIPKGILRTAHVGKPNNLSPFNGYDYVRKMYDLCVPGLASCHVGKYEQFAPGLALKIEERAVLDGSGDKEFHVYLRPNVFWASIDPSRFPKQVQLSEDFLRPHPVTAYDFKFYYDAVMNPYMSEMRAVASRSYFEDIVSFTVENDLKFVVRWKAHTILNEEGQEEKKVLYSAFFNTLGIEPLPCFVYQYFSNGEKIVKDDSDPDIYRKDSVWAQNFASHWASNYIVSCGAFYFSGMDDEKIIFTRNPNHYDPSEALVEKRYVYIKESTDALFQDFKSGKLDITYLPPNQADNLASFMKTAAYKNQVTKGEAIREIVYPDRSYAYIGWNCYSLFFENRQVRRAMNMLIDRDRIIEECLDGRANIISGPFSPYSPAYNQNIEGWHYSPEEAARILDEEGWIDTDGDGIREKIIDGVVIPFRFRLCYYVKSVTGRTIADYVATVCKEIGIECSLLGLDTADLSQAFDEKNFDAILTGWCLGSPPEDPRALWHSEGAMERGSANVVGFHNAEADKIIDQLSYEYDARKRLDLYHRFHEIIHEESPYAFLFSRNYSLLYKDYVKNIFIPKNRTDLIPDAQDEMVNLQTVWLDKQVEEDA, encoded by the coding sequence GTGATTGACAAGATTTTAAAATGTATAGTTGTTCTCTCTTTAGTTTTGTTATACTGGTCATCCGACCTGCTGGAAAAAGATGTCAAGTCTATCAAAAGAGATGTACGAGATGTGCGGGAAGATATCCAGGAAGTCCTCGGTATTATCAGACAAAATAAGGCTTCACAATTATCTTTAGCCCCCGCACCCCATGTTTCTTCTCAGACGCAAAATGTTGAAGTAGGAGATCCCCGTTATCCTAATCTTCTTTGTCCTGATCTCTATAAAGAAAAAACTTTAGGAAGTTTGTTAGGGGAGAATTTTATTCCCAAAGGTATATTACGTACGGCCCATGTTGGAAAGCCCAATAATCTTAGTCCCTTCAATGGCTATGATTATGTGCGTAAAATGTATGATTTATGTGTCCCAGGACTAGCAAGTTGTCATGTGGGGAAATACGAGCAATTTGCTCCAGGGCTAGCACTAAAAATTGAAGAACGAGCAGTTCTTGACGGCTCTGGGGATAAGGAATTTCACGTATATTTACGCCCTAATGTATTTTGGGCATCTATAGATCCATCCCGGTTCCCTAAACAAGTACAACTTTCTGAAGATTTTCTTCGTCCTCACCCTGTTACAGCTTATGACTTTAAATTTTATTATGATGCTGTGATGAATCCCTATATGTCGGAAATGCGAGCTGTAGCTTCACGGTCGTATTTTGAGGATATTGTGTCTTTCACAGTAGAGAATGATTTGAAATTTGTTGTGCGCTGGAAGGCACATACAATTCTTAACGAAGAGGGACAGGAAGAAAAGAAAGTTCTATATTCTGCCTTTTTTAATACCCTAGGTATAGAGCCCCTACCATGTTTTGTCTATCAGTATTTCTCTAATGGAGAAAAAATTGTGAAGGATGACTCTGACCCCGATATTTATCGTAAAGATTCCGTATGGGCTCAGAATTTTGCATCACATTGGGCAAGTAATTATATTGTTAGCTGCGGAGCTTTCTATTTTTCTGGAATGGATGACGAGAAAATTATTTTTACTCGTAATCCTAATCACTATGATCCTAGCGAAGCCTTGGTAGAGAAACGTTATGTTTACATTAAAGAAAGTACAGACGCGTTATTTCAAGATTTTAAGTCTGGGAAACTCGATATTACCTACTTGCCTCCAAATCAGGCAGATAATTTGGCAAGTTTTATGAAGACTGCTGCCTATAAAAATCAAGTGACCAAGGGAGAGGCAATTCGAGAAATTGTTTATCCAGATCGTTCTTATGCTTATATTGGTTGGAACTGCTATTCATTGTTTTTTGAAAATCGTCAAGTTCGCCGCGCAATGAACATGCTTATTGATCGTGATAGGATTATAGAAGAGTGTTTGGATGGACGCGCTAATATAATTAGCGGGCCGTTTTCACCCTATTCGCCTGCTTACAATCAAAATATAGAGGGATGGCATTATTCTCCAGAAGAAGCGGCACGCATACTAGATGAAGAGGGATGGATAGATACTGATGGTGATGGGATTCGTGAGAAAATTATTGATGGGGTAGTCATCCCTTTTCGTTTTCGACTATGTTATTATGTAAAAAGTGTCACAGGTCGAACAATTGCAGATTATGTAGCTACTGTGTGCAAAGAGATCGGCATAGAATGCAGTTTGTTGGGATTAGATACAGCTGATCTTTCTCAAGCTTTTGATGAGAAAAATTTTGATGCTATTCTGACTGGGTGGTGCCTGGGCTCCCCACCTGAAGATCCCCGAGCTCTTTGGCATTCTGAGGGAGCTATGGAACGAGGATCAGCAAATGTAGTAGGATTTCATAATGCAGAAGCGGATAAAATTATCGATCAACTTAGTTATGAGTATGATGCACGTAAACGCCTAGATTTGTACCACCGGTTCCATGAAATTATTCATGAAGAATCGCCATATGCCTTCCTGTTCTCTCGTAACTACTCATTGCTTTATAAGGATTATGTAAAAAATATCTTCATTCCTAAGAATAGAACAGATTTGATTCCAGACGCTCAAGACGAAATGGTAAATCTTCAAACGGTCTGGCTCGATAAGCAGGTGGAAGAAGATGCTTAA
- a CDS encoding ABC transporter permease, which translates to MLKYILKRLLLIPLTLFSIVAINFVILNAAPGDVIEELSTDSHGEAGKSDKIRSYKGPDRYLQFREHYGLTLPIFFNTRQTISHAKVKSGIQEIIESAQRNAKGKSLSALKIYWGDRAKFILPILLFEASDSTQSTAYRHIAADLFIRGGIRQGIVGPNLSSDQYAYNDKVSKSNAFLVKLLSEEDIDVKVKALKKWFQEEGGMDAFPYAQRISWKTFFLETRFARYMSRILCLDFGTLRNDPHKTVISEVVKRLPASIVLSVLPLIVVFVLCQVFGMIMALNRNRWLDHVLNFIFLILFSIPVFVAVPWIIDHFVINKTIPFTSIPMPYSGLCSPSEIFDQLSSSGKLLDIITHCILPFCAVSYGAFAAQSRLSRSIFLEILGEDYICAARARGVSRSNILVKHVGKNAASSLVTSLTSSLGAILGGALVVETLFDIDGFGRFFYQAILNRDHNVVLFSVLVGSTLSLVGYLIGDICCVLLDPRVHLGSRRT; encoded by the coding sequence ATGCTTAAGTATATTTTAAAACGTTTACTACTGATCCCTTTAACGCTGTTTTCCATTGTTGCTATTAATTTTGTCATATTAAATGCAGCTCCTGGAGATGTTATAGAAGAGTTATCAACAGATTCTCATGGAGAAGCAGGAAAATCAGATAAAATTCGTTCTTATAAAGGCCCTGATCGTTATTTACAGTTTCGTGAGCACTATGGGCTAACTTTACCGATCTTTTTCAATACACGACAGACAATTTCACATGCAAAAGTGAAATCAGGGATTCAAGAGATTATTGAGAGTGCCCAACGCAATGCGAAAGGAAAATCTTTGTCTGCGTTGAAAATTTATTGGGGTGATCGTGCGAAGTTTATTTTGCCGATACTTTTATTTGAAGCTAGTGATTCTACGCAGAGCACTGCTTACCGTCATATAGCTGCAGATTTATTTATTCGAGGAGGAATCCGCCAGGGGATTGTTGGCCCGAATTTATCCTCAGATCAATATGCATACAATGACAAAGTGTCTAAGAGTAATGCGTTTTTAGTAAAGTTGCTTTCTGAAGAAGATATTGATGTAAAAGTAAAAGCACTGAAGAAATGGTTCCAAGAAGAGGGAGGAATGGATGCTTTCCCTTATGCTCAGAGAATCTCATGGAAGACATTTTTTCTAGAAACACGATTTGCTCGTTATATGTCCCGCATTCTTTGTTTAGATTTTGGGACTTTACGTAATGATCCTCATAAAACAGTAATTTCTGAGGTAGTCAAACGTTTGCCTGCTTCTATAGTTCTATCGGTATTGCCATTAATCGTTGTCTTTGTTTTATGCCAAGTATTCGGCATGATTATGGCTTTAAATAGAAATCGTTGGTTGGATCATGTTTTGAATTTTATTTTTCTTATTCTTTTTTCTATTCCTGTATTTGTTGCTGTCCCCTGGATTATCGATCATTTTGTTATTAACAAGACTATACCGTTTACATCGATTCCAATGCCCTATAGTGGTTTGTGTTCTCCGTCTGAGATTTTTGACCAACTCAGTTCTTCAGGGAAACTGTTAGATATTATTACCCATTGTATACTTCCTTTTTGTGCTGTTAGTTATGGAGCATTTGCTGCTCAATCAAGGTTAAGTAGATCTATATTTTTAGAAATCCTTGGAGAAGATTATATTTGTGCAGCGCGTGCACGGGGAGTCTCCCGTTCAAATATTCTTGTGAAGCATGTAGGGAAAAATGCTGCTTCTTCATTAGTAACTTCATTAACTTCTTCGTTAGGGGCTATATTAGGAGGGGCTTTAGTTGTTGAAACTTTGTTTGATATTGATGGGTTCGGAAGGTTTTTTTATCAGGCAATTTTAAATCGTGATCATAATGTTGTATTATTTTCTGTTCTCGTGGGTTCGACATTATCTTTAGTGGGATATCTCATTGGGGATATTTGTTGTGTATTATTAGACCCTAGGGTGCACTTGGGGAGTAGGAGGACTTAA
- a CDS encoding ABC transporter permease has product MQTSHSFYLRFVQAYHKNFLASLAWKFVVILSIIGVYAPIFASSKPLLVKWHGTFFSPLFRYLWFPGFFTKPIDLFFNVLMVTLPFFFIGCKCFKGCLRKVILCVLLCVQVVGFIFVYAGYVPDPAGDEILKKLRAEKILSQMTNTHPESLMLLPQDKRTWELEKHYMSTYEQLGILIKAKCRQLQHEKLQKYCVAYEGYKGSQMPTLHYLQEKNEKICLERLRQRLQKLQGPYEVALRDWHKTIDDYRPFLMALVRIEHDLNLALYNHSHYDRLHLARASVEAESEPIRSQLVRISRVLEEYNKVHGAINFIQDKRAWINEESKELRIIIRPLLSLFHWEDDAGGSRDMNKYVRWWELTRINRKDLLASLIFGIRIALVVGGISVAIALLIGTIIGLISGYFGGTTDIILSRFTEIWETMPMLFILMLVVSITQIKSLILDTVLLGCFGWTGFSRYIRIETLRQRNMPYVMAATNMCFSHYHIMVHQILPNAIVPTIALLPFSVMAMISCEAGLTFLGLGEESSASWGSIMREGVTAFPSESAILWPPAILLTTLLMAIALIGDGVRDALDPRLQN; this is encoded by the coding sequence ATGCAGACATCTCATTCTTTTTATCTTAGGTTTGTACAAGCTTATCATAAGAATTTTTTAGCTTCTCTTGCGTGGAAATTTGTCGTCATTTTATCCATTATTGGGGTCTATGCCCCTATATTTGCAAGCAGTAAGCCATTACTAGTTAAATGGCATGGGACTTTTTTTTCTCCATTATTTCGGTATTTATGGTTCCCCGGATTTTTCACTAAACCTATAGATTTGTTTTTCAATGTATTGATGGTGACTTTGCCCTTTTTTTTTATAGGGTGTAAGTGCTTTAAAGGTTGCTTGCGTAAGGTTATTCTTTGTGTCTTGTTATGCGTGCAAGTCGTAGGGTTTATTTTTGTTTATGCTGGATATGTTCCTGATCCTGCAGGAGATGAAATCCTAAAGAAACTCCGTGCGGAAAAAATTCTTTCTCAAATGACAAATACGCATCCAGAATCTTTAATGCTTCTCCCTCAGGATAAGCGTACTTGGGAATTGGAAAAGCATTATATGAGTACGTATGAACAATTAGGTATCTTAATTAAGGCAAAATGTCGTCAGTTGCAACATGAAAAATTACAGAAGTATTGTGTGGCATATGAGGGGTACAAAGGATCCCAGATGCCAACCCTGCACTATTTACAAGAGAAAAATGAAAAAATTTGTTTAGAGAGACTCAGACAAAGGTTACAAAAATTACAGGGCCCTTATGAAGTTGCACTGCGGGATTGGCATAAGACGATTGATGATTACCGCCCGTTTCTTATGGCTTTAGTTCGTATTGAGCATGATTTAAATCTAGCTTTATATAATCACAGCCATTACGACCGCTTGCATCTCGCTCGTGCTTCTGTGGAAGCAGAATCAGAGCCTATTCGTTCACAACTTGTCCGTATTAGTCGGGTATTAGAAGAGTATAACAAGGTTCATGGCGCTATTAATTTTATTCAAGACAAACGTGCATGGATTAATGAGGAATCTAAAGAGCTACGTATTATTATTCGTCCTCTATTGAGCTTGTTTCATTGGGAAGATGATGCAGGTGGCTCCAGAGATATGAATAAGTATGTACGGTGGTGGGAACTCACTCGTATTAATCGCAAAGATCTTCTGGCTTCTTTAATTTTTGGTATTCGTATTGCACTAGTTGTAGGAGGAATTTCTGTGGCTATTGCTTTACTGATAGGGACAATTATTGGTTTGATTTCAGGATACTTTGGGGGTACTACGGATATCATTCTTTCTAGATTTACAGAGATTTGGGAAACTATGCCCATGCTGTTTATTTTAATGCTAGTTGTTTCAATTACTCAGATAAAATCTTTAATTTTAGATACAGTATTGCTGGGGTGTTTTGGTTGGACAGGATTTAGCCGCTATATTAGGATCGAGACTTTAAGGCAACGGAATATGCCTTACGTTATGGCTGCTACGAATATGTGTTTTAGCCACTATCATATTATGGTACATCAAATTCTTCCCAATGCTATTGTCCCGACGATTGCTTTATTGCCATTTTCTGTAATGGCCATGATTAGTTGTGAAGCAGGTTTAACTTTTTTAGGTTTGGGAGAAGAAAGTTCAGCGTCTTGGGGAAGTATTATGAGAGAAGGAGTCACTGCTTTTCCTTCAGAAAGCGCGATTCTTTGGCCGCCTGCTATTTTACTTACAACATTACTTATGGCCATAGCTTTAATAGGCGATGGTGTTCGTGATGCCTTAGATCCTAGGCTCCAGAATTAG